TTGCAGATTGGAAGGGGTAACAGAAGCCCAGACCGGACTCTGAAGTGAACAGAAAACTGATGGTCAGGTGGTACCCCTGTTTTCTAGCACTACTTAGTAGCCTTAGCCTCAAAACAAGGGTTGTGTTACACAGGTACTTGAGCTACTGCTGAAGAAAGTAGTCCTGGAGTAAGACACTGGCTTACAGACCAAGTAGTCAATATCAAAGTATAAGGTGCACACTGAAATGTATGGGAGCTATATGTATTCAGAGTAGGTATCTTGGCAACAGTGTTGTACTCACTGGTTTCCTAATTTTTAGGGAGGTGACGACCTGGATCCCAATTACGTGCTAAGTTCCCGTGTCAGAACGGGTAGAAGCATCCGTGGATTCTGTCTTCCCCCGCACTGTAGTCGAGGAGAGAGGCGGGCTATTGAAAAGCTCTCTGTTGAAGGTAAAGTGAGAACTTGGTGCCTTTGGGGAACTGAAGTCCTTTGCGCAAGCGCTGTTCTTTGCAGTTTGAAAATGGAGGCAGCTGGTAAAAAGCTGCCTCCCTCAAGACTTGGTCTGAACATGGAGCCTTCCCTGAAAAAGGCTCATTACGTTACAGCTGCCTCAGCACTGCAGTTTGTAGCTGAGAGCAAGAGCGCGTGTCAGAGGGAAGCTGGACTGCATTAAGTTGACCTTTGCTGATCTTGAAAGCTTCTTCATATGTGTGTGGGGAAAGAGGTTGGTTCATCATATTTTGAACCTGAAATGTAACAGGTATGTAGCAACTTCAGGGCTTGAGTCATGGTTGCAGTATTTTGTGGCTGTTTTTTAATTGACTTTCATTAATGTTCAGCTTAGAGGTGTAGTCTTGCTCCAAATGTGCAGTTGACTAGAATGAGATTTAGTTTTCAGTGGAACTCCTcagctgcagggtttttttttttattgcctccCAAATTCATCAAGTGAAAGGAAAGGATACACTCAAGGTGCAGTTCTGTGGACTTTATAGAGTGTGGTTCCAAAACCTGTCAAGGACTGTTACCTTGCCCTTGAGTAGAATAATACTGTTTGTTACATTCATGACCTTGATTCTCCTTGGAAGAAAGCACTCAACTTCTACAGTTAAGCAGCACTAATGATTCTATACTGCATGTAAGGGAACAAAGGCTACTTGTATAAGCCTGGAAGGTGCAGACAAATCATCTGATACTGCCTTAAGTTCTGCAATGCCACAAAGGCATTGCCATTGCAGATGAAAGCAAGGGAGGAACCAAACCCAGCGGATCAGACATTGCTGTACTTTGTGTGTGGTCTCTAAAGTGCTGGGAATGTCTAGCCCCTTTGGTCCCATCCTAAAAAGTGACTCTCTCTTTCAGCTCTGGGTAGTCTGGAAGGTGATCTCAAGGGGAAGTATTATGCTCTGAGGAACATGActgatgcagagcagcagcagctgattgATGATCACTTCTTGTTTGACAAGCCAGTTTCTCCTCTTCTGTTGGCATCTGGGATGGCACGAGATTGGCCTGATGCCAGAGGTATCTGGTAAGTATGTCTGGAAGTGAGGAATCATATGAAATACCTGCAAAAAAATCTTGTAGTTTTGGCTTGTACTATTGGGCAGAATGGCAGCTTTTGAATTCATATTATTGAATCTAATGAGAAACTTGTGTGATATCCTCTGGGGAAGTTGCATCTAAACCAGCATAACTTGGACAAGTGTTACCATGCACCACATAGGGCTGGTAGGAGGATCAAGCCAGTCTGGCTAGCCTGTAACCAGAGGCAACCCATCCAGCACAGGTTAGCGAAGCACCAGACAATAATTGAATCAGCTTATGAAAGTAGATCACTTCTGAAGGACTAGTTGTGCCACTACATTCAGCTCTTGTCTTGGGAGCTTAGTGTAacctgtaaataaataaaaaaacaaacaaaaaacaaaaaaaccccacaaacccaaaaaaaccccaaaacacaaaaaacccacacacaacgCTACAACACTGGCTTAGCTCAAGCTGGATACTGGATGCATAGCTGCTCCCTTGTAGTCTCAACACTTCTGCTTGCAGAAACTCACTGATGCTGGACTAGTATGGCTTCACCTGTACTAGTGATAAGATTTTTGCCCCCTGCCCTCAGAGACTAGGTGACATGAGTTGACTGATGCAGACATGTGGAATAGAAGGATTCTGTTTGTCAGATGTAGGTCCCCTGTATAAAATGCTGCATCTCAGGAGCTTCTGTAGCATATTTAACTTGCTCCCTTGTAAGCTAAGGGCTAGGTTTTTATCAGCTGGTATACTCCAATCTTATTACTGCAGCTGCTTCAATACAGCCCAGAGGAAGCATGCTTTGTTTCTGTAGGTCACCTTTAAGATTGCATCATTTACCTGCAGATTGCCAGCACTAGATAGCGCTGTCATATGAGCATGACTAATCTACAGACTTGAAGTGTAAAGTCTTGGTGTTGCCTGCATAAATAACTTTCCTCAGGTACTGGTTAATTTTTGATCCTAATCAAGCTGAGAAATTATCAGCATGACAAATATTGGTGATAGTACTTGCCGCCAGCTGCAAGCTAGGACAAGAGGGGCTCATTGGTGTTCAGAGATTTTTACAGCATCTCTGAAAAGCCTGATTGATCTAAAATTAATAGTGAAAACTCAACTTAGTTCTCTAAGGTACAATGTATGGTTTAACAAAATCTGACAAAATTCTGATAAAAGGCTTTGCTGTACATtgtcagcttggtgtcattaTGAACATCACTGTACAGGGCTGCTTTGAAGTCTGTAGCAATCACTCTTCTGCAAACTCTGTCGAACAGATGAAATCTCTTAAATTTGTAAACTTGGGCCACAAGTGAGCTAGGGGGATGACTGGATTTTACAGTTCAATGCTGTAAGGCTGGCTAATGTCATGTTATTACTACTTCTGACCTGTTTAGATGCAGGCCAATTCAAACTACCGCTTGAAAAGAGCAAGGTAGAGACTACTAGTTGAACTCTATTAGGTCCTGTGCGGACAAAAGAAGTAAGATTAATTGCTTTGAAGAAGCAACTAAGTGAGCCTcttgaaataaaagcttcagTGATGAGTAATTTGGTGCTATTACAATTATCTTGAAAATGTCAGGTGGGACAGATGGCAAGTTGTGTATCTTTTCTCCTAGGCACAATGATAACAAGACTTTCCTTGTCTGGATCAATGAGGAGGATCACCTTAGAGTTATTTCCATGCAGAAAGGTGGCAACATGAAGGAAGTATTTACCCGCTTCTGTACTGGGCTAACACAGGTAAATCAATATCGCCTGAGCTGTAGGTTCACATGGCACATATTTCTCTGGTTAGAGCTGAGAATGCAAACTTTCATGCCCCTCTGGAGTCCTGCGTAGTGGAGCTTCATAGCCTGGGTCTCTGGGAATACTCTGATGAGGTCCAGAGCTTGTGAAGGTTCTGAAACAGCTATACTGGCAAAGCATTGTGGCTGTGAAATCTAGAAAAATCCTCTGATGTGGCACCCTTATCCAAGAGTCTAAACTGTACTTAAAGGATTTCTGCATGGTTCTATAAATCAAGCACTGTGATACCCTGGGTGGGAGGAGAAGTTGCTCAAATGTAGATGGGCAAAGCTGGACTGAAGTTTCTAGGTTGAATGCTTTTCCTCACCTTCTAGTCTTGATATGAACTTGAGCCTTACCAGCCCCTTCCTTAATCCTAATGGACGTGCCAGCTCGACATGTACTAAATCAAGCTTCCCAACAGATAGTGACTTCATATTTTGTAGTGTAGCTTAATCTTGCTCCTAGCAGTCAGACAGGCTAAATTTAAGGCCTTAAAAGCCCCTTGTTAGTGGCCCTTTTTTCCTAAAGGGAGGGGACTTATGTGACTGACTTAAATAGCTGTTCAAACTGTTGTGCCTGTTGCTACGTAACTGAAGCTGTAAATGAGTACTAATGGATGACCTACATCCTTCAGGCAGAGAACAATCTCTAAACATCCATTCTCTCTATTTATAGATAGAAACTCTCTTCAAGTCTAAAAACTATGAGTTCATGTGGAATCCACACTTGGGCTACATCCTGACCTGCCCATCCAACCTTGGAACAGGGCTCCGTGCTGGTGTGCACATCAAGCTACCAAACCTTGGGAAGCATGAGAAGTTTGGAGAAGTCCTCAAGAGGCTTCGGCTGCAGAAACGAGGCACAGGTGAGAGATGATACAGTGATGCCCTAGTCAGCCTGCCCTAAGACACCAGCAGATGCCTGGCTATAGCCAGAGCCATGTCTGGTTCACATGGTGCAGGGCCTGTCAGACCATCCCAAGGGTACCCTTGTAAAGCACATGGAAAGAACCAAGCCTTAAAATCATATCCTGGAGGAGCTGAGGATGCCAGCGCTCTGCTTATACCTTACTGTATCTGGCTATCTACATGTGTCCTATGTGGTATTTTGAGTGCCAGATAAGGTAGACCTGGTGGCAGCTGTTCCTGTTGTAAGCAGGGATGGGAATCCTGATTCAGCTTCTGGCTAGAAAATAGCTACAGCAGGTGCTTCTGACCATGGGTTAGATTGCTCATGggttaaaagaataaagagcTGGCCTAATGCCATCCTCAGTAGCTCGTGTTGGCAACCACTTGCAGCTTTATCGCCCTACATGtaggaggaggcagcagtggcAACTTGTAGAGAATTGTCTTGCTGCGTTCCCACCTCAGGCTAGTGAGGGAAGAAAGGTAGGCTGACCTGCTCCAGCAGTGGTCAATGTACTAACTAAATCTCTTGCTCCAGGTGGTGTGGACACAGCTGCTGTTGGAGGAGTGTTTGATGTCTCCAATGCTGATCGTCTTGGCTTCTCAGAGGTGGAGCTGGTGCAGATGGTGGTGGATGGTGTGAAGCTGCTCATTGAAATGGAAAAACGCCTTGAAAAAGGCCAGTCCATTGATGACCTCATACCAGCTCAGAAATAAAGCACTTTATTCTCATGCTTCCTAACTTATTGGATGAATAATAAAATGTCACTCCAATTCAAGCCCCTGGGGTCAGAGCCCACTTAGTTACACTGTAGAGAAGTCTTCCATCCATCTGTGttagagtttatttttttgatgGCTGAGATgttgctgaaaatgaaataaactatTGTTTTGGCCTGAGATGTCTTAGATTTGTTAACTGAATGTCTTTGAGATTTAAGTgacttgaggtttttttttctttgttatgcTAGAAGTGGTAGTGGACAAAACCAACCCATCTTCCTGGCCGTGCTGCTGTAGTCTGCTTGAGTTTGTGTGGTTAAAGCAGTGTCAAAAGTGAACCTTTAACTTGATTGCAGTTGCTGTAAACCTGAGAAGTAGTGTTAAATATGAGTCACTGCACACATGCCCTACCTGCAAGGCTTTGACTTGTGCATCTGCTCATGGCAACTGTAAACTGTCATTATCCTGACTACAGCAAACCAGGCTGACTCCTGTACAGGGAGGGGAGACAGATCTGGGTACAAAGGATGACTGTTCTCAGATGGgtcctcctggggctgcagggcaatgcTCTGAGGTTAGATTTCTGCCCATAATAATACTGACACTAAGCTAGTTTG
This genomic stretch from Falco naumanni isolate bFalNau1 chromosome 7, bFalNau1.pat, whole genome shotgun sequence harbors:
- the CKB gene encoding creatine kinase B-type isoform X1, which codes for MPFSNSHNLLKMKYSADDEFPDLSVHNNHMAKVLTLDLYKKLRDKQTSSGFTLDDVIQTGVDNPGHPFIMTVGCVAGDEESYDVFKELFDPVIEDRHGGYKPTDEHKTDLNADNLQGGDDLDPNYVLSSRVRTGRSIRGFCLPPHCSRGERRAIEKLSVEALGSLEGDLKGKYYALRNMTDAEQQQLIDDHFLFDKPVSPLLLASGMARDWPDARGIWHNDNKTFLVWINEEDHLRVISMQKGGNMKEVFTRFCTGLTQIETLFKSKNYEFMWNPHLGYILTCPSNLGTGLRAGVHIKLPNLGKHEKFGEVLKRLRLQKRGTGGVDTAAVGGVFDVSNADRLGFSEVELVQMVVDGVKLLIEMEKRLEKGQSIDDLIPAQK
- the CKB gene encoding creatine kinase B-type isoform X2, with the translated sequence MAQLNNQRLPPDEEYPDLSTHNNHMAKVLTLDLYKKLRDRVTPSGFTLDDVIQTGVDNPGHPFIMTVGCVAGDEESYDVFKELFDPVIEDRHGGYKPTDEHKTDLNADNLQGGDDLDPNYVLSSRVRTGRSIRGFCLPPHCSRGERRAIEKLSVEALGSLEGDLKGKYYALRNMTDAEQQQLIDDHFLFDKPVSPLLLASGMARDWPDARGIWHNDNKTFLVWINEEDHLRVISMQKGGNMKEVFTRFCTGLTQIETLFKSKNYEFMWNPHLGYILTCPSNLGTGLRAGVHIKLPNLGKHEKFGEVLKRLRLQKRGTGGVDTAAVGGVFDVSNADRLGFSEVELVQMVVDGVKLLIEMEKRLEKGQSIDDLIPAQK